From the Candidatus Hydrogenedens sp. genome, the window GCATTAATTCGCCAACTGTAGTATTTATCCCTAAAAGTGATGTTGCCAGACAGGTTGTAGTTAATGGAAAATTTCAACCCTATGACCCACTTAGAAATCTATGTTTTGAATATGTTGCCTCACAGGATGAAAAAACTATAAATATTGTTGTCCAATGGTGAAGATAGGTAACACTTCACAAAGAAAATACTATGATACCAACAAATGACATAAATGCTTTTTTCCGTTCCTATGCTTCAAATCTATTTATACGAACAAAAAATAACACCTATTCTTTTAAAGACATCTTAATGAAGTCTGATGAATATCTTAAGCACATATCATCAATAGAACGGTGTAGAGTTGGGCTTTTGTGTGTTCCTTCTATAGAAACAATTGCTATTCTATTTACACTCATAAGGTTACAAGCCGAAATTATAGTGCTATCCCCAAAAGAACCTGAGAACAGGATACATTCGATATTAAATCAATTAGAAGCAGATATATTGCTCTGCACAGACAAGTACCTCAACAAATCGCAAATTAGATATGCTCCTATTCCTGTGTGTGCAATTGAAAAAATAGATACTATCAAATCACTCATCATTCCAAAAAGAATGAAGAGAAAGAGGGTTTCCAATGCACCCAGTTTTATTATCATGACTTCTGGCAGTTCAGGTTCTCCCAAAAGTGCAGTGTTAACAATAGATAATATGCTTGTCAATGCACATTTTAGTAATCGCAATATCTCCTTTAAGGAAGGTGATACTTGGCTATTATCGCTCCCTTTGTCTCACGTATCTGGACTGTCTATTCTATTTCGTGCAATAGAAGGAGGTGGGTGTATATATGTGCCTGAAAATCAAATTCGTTGGCAAGATACAGAATTACCACCCGAAATAACTCATATTTCTGTGGTAAGCACTATTATGAAGAGGATATTAGATAATAATAGGTTACCTGAAAATAATACCTTAAAAGCAATGC encodes:
- the menE gene encoding o-succinylbenzoate--CoA ligase; translation: MIPTNDINAFFRSYASNLFIRTKNNTYSFKDILMKSDEYLKHISSIERCRVGLLCVPSIETIAILFTLIRLQAEIIVLSPKEPENRIHSILNQLEADILLCTDKYLNKSQIRYAPIPVCAIEKIDTIKSLIIPKRMKRKRVSNAPSFIIMTSGSSGSPKSAVLTIDNMLVNAHFSNRNISFKEGDTWLLSLPLSHVSGLSILFRAIEGGGCIYVPENQIRWQDTELPPEITHISVVSTIMKRILDNNRLPENNTLKAMLLGGGPIPEGLVKTCYAKGFPLYVTYGLTEMASQVTTSTPEDTLEHLLTSGKPLINDTVHIEDDGTISVNGPCRFLGYLKNGILEKPFDSQGWFNTQDFGEWTSDGYLRVLGRKDLVFICGGENIQPEEIENCMLSSGYVEKAVVIPLDDAEYGMIPIAFVEFAKGYNEDKLKSYLKERISGIKIPRYFYPIPEEFNVTGIKVSRKILQNYAYKNIKVKD